The segment GTGCTGCACGCCGCGAGAGCGGAGAGGACAATGGCAAAGCCAAAATTTTCCCGCATCTTTAATACCGGGTTGTGCTGTTTCCCTTGGGTTCAAGCCTATGGCTCTGCATCAACCTCCTTAGCCCGCGAATCGTCTCTTGGGAGAGGGCGTGTTCCAGCCGGCAGGCGTCCCTTTGCGCCACCTCGCGGCTCACACCAATGACCTCCCGCAGAAACCGCTCAAGGAGGAGATGCCTTTGATAAACCCCATCCGCACACAATCTCCCTTTAGCGGTCAACTCCACACCGCCGTAATGTTCGTGCCGGACAAGCCCCTTTTGGGCAAGAATACCAATAGCGGCAACAACCGCAGGACGGCTGACATTGAGAAATCGGGCGATGTCCTTGATTCTCACCGGGCGCTGCTTTTCCCCGAGTATCAGAATCGCCTCAAGGTAGTTCTCTTGGCTTTCGCCCAGGGCGGTCTTGTCCCGATAAATGTTATGATTGACTAACATTGTTAATTAAGACTAATTTTAGCCACTTGGGCTTTTGTGTCAAGAAATTAATAAGCCCAAAGAGACCAAAAAGGGTTAATGGCACCCGGGGTGGTGGGGAGGACCTACCCTATAGTTATATTAAGATATTGAAAGAACATTGAGTTAGATATCTGTGAATCCTGGCAAAGGTAAGGTAGTCTAATAAGGTAGAAAGGAAAAAGATGAAAAAGGAGGTGATGGCAATGGCAAAGCATCTAACAACTTGGGATCCATTCCGGGAGATGGTATCTTTGCGGGATGAACTGGACCGGCTTTTTGACTCGGTGTTTGGCAGGCTGCCGCGGGAGCGGGCGGAGACATACTGGGCACCGCCTCTGGACATTGAGGAGAATGATGATTCCATCGTTGTCCGGGTGGAGCTGCCTGGTATGAACAAGGAGGACATCAAGGTGAGCCTGTCCGGTGACACCCTCACCATCTCCGGCGAGCGGAAGCAGGAGAGCGAGAGGAAGGGCAAGACCTATTACCGGGTGGAGCGTGCCTATGGGAAGTTCCAGCGGACGGTGACCCTGCCGGCAGAGGTTGAGGGTGATAAGGCGAAGGCATCTTACAAGGCTGGTGTCCTCGAGCTGGTTCTGCCGAAGTCGGAGAAGTCCAAGGCAAAGGAGATTACGATTGTTGCCGAGGACTAAAATCCCGGAATGGTAAATTGGGGGCGCCCCAAAGGTGCCCCTTTTTTGTTTTAGTTGAGCCGCTGTTCGGTTTTCGGGTCAAAGAGGTGGAGGTTTTTCAGGTCAAATTGGAGATTAACGGTTGTGCCCGGTCTTGGTGCCTTAGCCGGGCTGGTGCGCAACACACACGGGGCATCGCCGATTTTCAAATAGATCAGCGCCTCATTGCCCAACTGTTCAATCACCTCAACGCTGGCACGAATATCGCCGGCACTGGTGATATGGATATCTTCGGCTCTTATGCCCAGAACAACCTCCTTTTCCTGAGGAAGGCTTGGGGTAAATCCCTGAGGTAGATTGATGGTTAAGAATGGATTGACGAAGCGCAAGGGGTTGGCTTTGACAACGCCGGTGAAAAGGTTCATTGGTGGTGAGCCGATAAAACCGGCGACGAACCGGTTGGCAGGACGGTTGTAAAGGGTTAGGGGGTCAGCAACCTGAACCAGTTTGCCATCCTTCATCACAGCGATGCGCTCACCCAAGGTCATCGCCTCAACCTGGTCATGGGTAACATAGATGATGGTTGTACCGAGCCGCTGATGGAGCCGGGCAAGTTCGGTCCGCATCCCCACCCTTAGTTTGGCATCAAGGTTGGACAAGGGCTCGTCAAAGAGAAACACCTTGGGGTTGCGCACAATCGCCCTGCCCAGTGCCACCCTTTGGCGCTGACCTCCGGAAAGTTCTGCGGGTTTGCGTTCCAAAAGTTCTTCAATCCCCAAGATTTTTGCCGCCTCTTTTACCCGGATGTTGATTTCTGTCTTCGGCAGG is part of the candidate division WOR-3 bacterium genome and harbors:
- a CDS encoding metal-dependent transcriptional regulator, whose protein sequence is MLVNHNIYRDKTALGESQENYLEAILILGEKQRPVRIKDIARFLNVSRPAVVAAIGILAQKGLVRHEHYGGVELTAKGRLCADGVYQRHLLLERFLREVIGVSREVAQRDACRLEHALSQETIRGLRRLMQSHRLEPKGNSTTRY
- a CDS encoding Hsp20/alpha crystallin family protein, whose amino-acid sequence is MAMAKHLTTWDPFREMVSLRDELDRLFDSVFGRLPRERAETYWAPPLDIEENDDSIVVRVELPGMNKEDIKVSLSGDTLTISGERKQESERKGKTYYRVERAYGKFQRTVTLPAEVEGDKAKASYKAGVLELVLPKSEKSKAKEITIVAED
- the ugpC gene encoding sn-glycerol-3-phosphate ABC transporter ATP-binding protein UgpC — translated: MSRVLFKEVSKKFGSEVIAVDRVSFEVKDEEFFCILGPSGCGKSTVLRLIAGLEEPDEGEIYIGERLVNGVEPKERDVAMVFQNYALYPHMSVYENMAFALKMRRLPKTEINIRVKEAAKILGIEELLERKPAELSGGQRQRVALGRAIVRNPKVFLFDEPLSNLDAKLRVGMRTELARLHQRLGTTIIYVTHDQVEAMTLGERIAVMKDGKLVQVADPLTLYNRPANRFVAGFIGSPPMNLFTGVVKANPLRFVNPFLTINLPQGFTPSLPQEKEVVLGIRAEDIHITSAGDIRASVEVIEQLGNEALIYLKIGDAPCVLRTSPAKAPRPGTTVNLQFDLKNLHLFDPKTEQRLN